The following coding sequences are from one Methyloterricola oryzae window:
- a CDS encoding DUF4410 domain-containing protein, whose amino-acid sequence MNRSATGGIEVAQESPHAALPQALPSQVYVTDFQLDSANFHPDEGARGLLPGLMHRPLAEAGNGMPTPLGSGDPAQSAATIVSGLAQDLTQELQAQGVNAVRLSGGQYGRPSQGWLIQGVFLDVDEGNRIKRAVMGFGKGSTQMEIQVTVSDLQSQHSAAPFAVFGTSKDGSKMPGAIVSKNPYVAAAKFVLEKNATGKDVSNSAKQIAGEFMKLWRQVEQGGSHSSN is encoded by the coding sequence TTGAATCGCAGCGCCACCGGCGGCATCGAGGTCGCTCAGGAGAGCCCGCACGCCGCACTACCCCAAGCGCTACCGAGCCAGGTCTATGTCACGGACTTTCAGCTGGATTCCGCCAACTTTCATCCCGATGAGGGCGCTCGCGGCCTGCTGCCCGGGCTCATGCACCGGCCCCTGGCCGAGGCGGGCAATGGCATGCCCACGCCGCTGGGCAGCGGCGACCCCGCGCAGAGCGCCGCGACCATCGTCAGCGGCCTGGCGCAGGACCTCACCCAGGAACTGCAGGCTCAGGGCGTCAACGCCGTGCGTCTGTCCGGCGGCCAGTACGGGCGACCTTCGCAAGGGTGGCTGATCCAAGGAGTTTTTCTCGACGTGGACGAAGGCAACCGCATCAAGCGCGCGGTCATGGGGTTCGGCAAAGGCTCCACGCAGATGGAAATCCAGGTTACGGTCAGCGATCTGCAAAGCCAGCATAGCGCGGCGCCGTTCGCCGTTTTCGGGACGTCGAAGGATGGGAGCAAAATGCCTGGCGCCATCGTGTCCAAGAACCCTTACGTCGCGGCAGCCAAGTTCGTTCTGGAGAAAAATGCCACGGGCAAGGATGTTTCCAACTCGGCCAAACAGATTGCCGGGGAATTCATGAAGCTCTGGCGGCAAGTGGAACAGGGTGGGAGCCATTCGAGCAACTGA
- the arsC gene encoding arsenate reductase (glutaredoxin) (This arsenate reductase requires both glutathione and glutaredoxin to convert arsenate to arsenite, after which the efflux transporter formed by ArsA and ArsB can extrude the arsenite from the cell, providing resistance.), translating into MISVSNDPGLSPAGKITIGWREWIRLDGLGLPPMQAKIDTGARTSSLGAFDLEPFQRAGDDWVRFKVHPARRNRKRLCQCEARVVDRRRVSDSGGHRALRYVIQSDITLGSHSWPIELTLNNRETMMFRVLLGRSALAERFIIDPARSYCAGHRPHRETIAQTRPFPTPGTETRMSITIYHNPRCSKSRSTLQILQDKGLAPDVVEYLKTAPSAARLEEILALLGMEPRELMRTGESIYKELGLDSKDLTRQALIQAMVDNPILIERPIVIADGKAVIGRPPEKVLEIL; encoded by the coding sequence GTGATTTCGGTCAGCAACGACCCTGGGCTGTCACCCGCCGGCAAAATAACCATCGGCTGGCGGGAATGGATCCGGCTGGACGGACTCGGACTGCCGCCCATGCAGGCCAAGATCGATACGGGCGCCCGCACTTCCTCCCTGGGCGCGTTCGATCTTGAGCCCTTCCAGCGCGCCGGCGATGACTGGGTCCGTTTTAAAGTCCACCCGGCGCGCCGCAACCGCAAGCGTCTTTGCCAGTGCGAGGCGCGTGTCGTTGACCGCCGCCGCGTGAGTGACTCCGGCGGTCACCGCGCACTGCGCTATGTGATCCAGTCCGACATCACCCTCGGATCGCATTCCTGGCCCATTGAACTGACCCTGAACAACCGCGAAACCATGATGTTCCGCGTGCTGCTGGGGCGGAGCGCCCTGGCGGAACGCTTTATAATCGACCCGGCGCGCTCCTACTGCGCGGGCCACCGCCCGCATCGGGAGACGATCGCGCAGACGCGGCCATTCCCTACACCCGGCACGGAGACACGCATGAGCATCACCATCTACCACAACCCCCGTTGCAGCAAGTCCCGCTCGACTTTGCAGATCCTGCAGGACAAAGGGCTGGCACCGGATGTGGTCGAATATCTAAAGACCGCCCCAAGCGCGGCGCGGCTGGAGGAAATTCTGGCCCTGCTTGGCATGGAACCGCGAGAGTTGATGCGCACGGGTGAAAGCATCTACAAGGAACTGGGCCTGGACAGCAAGGACCTGACCCGCCAGGCTCTGATCCAGGCCATGGTGGACAACCCCATCCTGATCGAGCGCCCCATCGTCATTGCCGACGGCAAGGCCGTCATCGGCCGCCCCCCCGAGAAGGTGCTGGAAATACTTTAA